A single Methylobacterium sp. 17Sr1-1 DNA region contains:
- a CDS encoding glycosyltransferase encodes MSRILIAVTHLLGAGHLTRAAALARAFAGAGHAVTLVSGGLPAALPRLDGIRLVQLPPVRITGTAFTALLDPEGAPVTAERLAARSHALRAAFAEATPDAVITELYPFGRRVLAPEFEALAEAVRGAAARPLLLASIRDILATPSRPERIAATHARLHSYDAVLVHGDPAFLPLDASWPVDEAVARRLRYTGYVDESDAALAPDGPRAGIVVSGGSSAAGLPLQEAAVAAASLTPGLSWRILVGRAVPEPAFAALAAAAPGNVVVERARPDFRALLARAALSVSQAGYNTVLDLLHGGCPALLVPFEAGHETEQRLRAETLAAHGLARVLPESDLTAERLAAAVLAAPPPGIGHAIARDGARRSVAIVEAMLADASLNRDEVRHFPSPGDLGLGSRASPRSPGEGKAVYLDAAVDFTPLTDALARAADAGRTTILWWRDDDAVAHTPALDRLLALAVRTGWPVALAAIPARAEPSLAARVADEAGIDLLVHGLAHTNHAPLDSKRAEFGSHRPLAALQADAAKALALAKARLGPRLLPVLVPPWNRLAPDLPATLPALGYQGVSAAHSLRPVAGLAQAHAAIDPVAWRAGGGLADPGGVVARAARAVAEGGPVGLLTHHLVQDAATWAFCERLLDHLAAHAAKDPASRISRAAALFAPTASPVSQTDPIFP; translated from the coding sequence ATGAGCCGGATCCTGATCGCCGTCACCCACCTTCTCGGCGCCGGCCATCTCACCCGGGCGGCGGCCCTGGCCCGGGCCTTCGCGGGCGCGGGCCACGCCGTGACGCTCGTCTCCGGCGGCCTCCCGGCGGCCCTGCCCCGCCTCGACGGCATCCGCCTGGTGCAGCTGCCGCCGGTGCGGATCACCGGCACCGCCTTCACGGCGCTCCTCGACCCGGAGGGCGCGCCCGTGACGGCGGAGCGTCTGGCGGCCCGGAGCCATGCCCTGCGCGCCGCTTTCGCGGAGGCGACCCCGGACGCGGTGATCACCGAGCTCTATCCCTTCGGCCGCCGGGTCCTCGCGCCGGAATTCGAGGCGCTGGCCGAGGCCGTGCGGGGGGCCGCAGCACGCCCGCTGCTCCTCGCCTCGATCCGCGACATCCTCGCGACCCCGAGCCGCCCGGAGCGGATCGCCGCGACCCACGCCCGCCTTCACTCCTACGACGCCGTGCTGGTGCACGGCGATCCCGCCTTCCTGCCCCTCGACGCCTCATGGCCGGTCGACGAGGCGGTGGCGCGGCGCCTGCGCTACACCGGCTACGTCGACGAGAGCGACGCGGCGCTGGCGCCGGATGGTCCCCGCGCCGGGATCGTGGTTTCGGGCGGGTCAAGCGCCGCGGGCCTGCCGTTGCAGGAGGCCGCGGTCGCGGCGGCTTCCCTCACCCCCGGCCTCTCCTGGCGCATCCTCGTCGGCCGCGCCGTGCCGGAGCCCGCCTTCGCGGCCCTCGCGGCGGCGGCGCCCGGAAACGTGGTCGTCGAGCGAGCGCGGCCGGACTTTCGCGCACTCCTCGCCCGGGCCGCGCTCTCGGTGAGCCAGGCCGGCTACAACACGGTGCTCGATCTCCTGCACGGCGGCTGCCCGGCCCTGCTGGTGCCGTTCGAGGCCGGCCACGAGACCGAGCAGCGCCTGCGCGCCGAGACGCTGGCCGCCCACGGCCTCGCCCGGGTGCTGCCGGAGAGCGACCTCACGGCCGAACGCCTCGCGGCAGCGGTCCTGGCCGCCCCGCCGCCGGGGATCGGGCACGCCATCGCGCGGGACGGGGCGCGGCGGAGCGTAGCGATCGTGGAGGCGATGCTGGCGGATGCCAGCCTCAATCGTGACGAAGTACGGCACTTCCCCTCCCCAGGCGATCTCGGGCTTGGATCTCGGGCAAGCCCGAGATCGCCTGGGGAGGGGAAGGCGGTTTACCTTGACGCTGCCGTCGATTTCACACCCCTCACCGACGCCCTCGCACGCGCCGCGGATGCAGGCCGCACCACCATCCTCTGGTGGCGCGACGACGACGCGGTCGCCCACACCCCTGCCCTCGACCGCCTGCTCGCCCTCGCCGTCCGGACCGGCTGGCCGGTGGCGCTCGCCGCGATTCCTGCCCGGGCCGAGCCGTCGCTGGCCGCACGCGTCGCCGACGAGGCGGGGATTGATCTCCTCGTCCACGGCCTCGCCCATACCAACCACGCGCCGCTCGACAGCAAGAGGGCGGAGTTCGGCTCGCACCGGCCACTGGCTGCATTGCAGGCCGACGCCGCAAAAGCCCTGGCCCTCGCGAAGGCCCGCCTCGGCCCCCGCCTGCTGCCGGTGCTGGTGCCGCCCTGGAACCGCCTCGCCCCCGACCTGCCCGCGACTCTCCCGGCCCTCGGCTACCAGGGCGTCTCGGCGGCCCATTCCCTGCGCCCGGTCGCAGGCCTCGCCCAGGCCCACGCGGCGATCGACCCGGTCGCCTGGCGCGCCGGCGGCGGGCTCGCCGATCCGGGTGGCGTCGTCGCCCGGGCCGCCCGGGCGGTGGCGGAGGGCGGCCCGGTCGGGCTCCTCACCCACCACCTCGTGCAGGACGCGGCGACCTGGGCGTTCTGCGAGCGCCTGCTCGACCACCTCGCCGCCCATGCGGCGAAAGATCCGGCCTCGAGAATATCGCGCGCCGCCGCTTTGTTTGCGCCCACGGCGTCGCCCGTGTCACAAACGGACCCTATCTTCCCGTGA
- a CDS encoding glycosyltransferase: MPPLRIAVLVKGYPRLSETFIAQEFLGLEARGLDLAIWSLRQPHDGAVHPMHRQIRAPVTYLPEYLYQAPLRVLRGALSALRRPGLLPLIRLAWRDLARDRTPNRGRRLGQALVLARELPAEIGHIHVHYLHTPASVARYAALLTGRSWSASAHAKDIWTTPDWELAEKLTDARLAFAVTCTAAGAARLREVAGDPTRVALVYHGLDLSRFPAPPESRPARDGSDPADPLRIVTVGRAVAKKGFDDLLDALAALPPDLHWRLAHVGGGEALGSLRAKAAALGLSQKVMFLGAKPQPEVVALLREADLFVLPAKRAPSGDRDGLPNVIMEAASQGLAVVATDFAGIPEFLRDGIEGRLVPPGDWGALSNAVNLLARDPAERARLAAAALTRLRAEFGAEAGFETVARLLRNAAGR; this comes from the coding sequence ATGCCCCCGCTCCGCATCGCCGTCCTCGTCAAGGGCTACCCGCGCCTGTCCGAGACCTTCATCGCCCAGGAGTTCCTGGGGCTCGAGGCGCGGGGCCTCGACCTCGCGATCTGGTCGCTGCGCCAACCGCATGACGGCGCGGTGCACCCGATGCACCGGCAGATCCGCGCCCCCGTCACCTACCTGCCGGAATACCTCTACCAGGCGCCGCTCCGGGTGCTACGCGGGGCCCTCTCCGCCCTGCGCCGGCCGGGCCTCCTGCCGCTCATCCGCCTCGCCTGGCGCGACCTCGCCCGCGACCGCACGCCCAATCGCGGCCGGCGCCTCGGCCAGGCCCTGGTGCTCGCCCGCGAGCTGCCGGCGGAGATCGGCCACATCCACGTCCATTACCTGCACACCCCGGCCTCGGTAGCGCGCTACGCCGCCCTGCTGACCGGGCGGAGCTGGAGCGCCTCGGCGCATGCCAAGGACATCTGGACCACGCCGGACTGGGAGCTGGCCGAGAAGCTCACCGACGCGCGGCTCGCCTTCGCGGTCACCTGCACGGCAGCGGGCGCGGCGCGCCTGCGCGAGGTCGCCGGCGATCCGACGCGGGTCGCGCTCGTCTATCACGGCCTCGACCTGTCGCGGTTTCCCGCCCCCCCGGAATCCCGCCCGGCCCGGGACGGGTCGGACCCGGCCGATCCCTTGAGAATCGTCACCGTCGGCCGGGCGGTGGCGAAGAAGGGCTTCGACGACCTCCTCGACGCCCTCGCCGCCCTTCCCCCCGACCTGCACTGGCGCCTCGCCCATGTCGGCGGCGGCGAGGCGCTGGGGTCGCTGCGCGCGAAGGCCGCGGCTTTGGGCCTGTCGCAGAAGGTGATGTTTCTCGGCGCGAAGCCCCAGCCCGAGGTGGTGGCGCTCCTGCGCGAGGCCGACCTGTTCGTGCTGCCGGCCAAGCGCGCCCCGTCGGGCGACCGCGACGGGCTGCCCAACGTGATCATGGAGGCGGCCTCTCAGGGCCTGGCCGTCGTCGCCACCGACTTCGCCGGCATCCCGGAATTTCTGCGCGATGGCATCGAGGGCCGGCTGGTGCCGCCGGGGGATTGGGGGGCGCTCTCGAACGCCGTCAACCTGCTCGCCCGCGATCCCGCCGAACGGGCCCGCCTGGCGGCGGCGGCCCTCACCCGGCTGCGGGCGGAGTTCGGCGCCGAGGCCGGGTTCGAGACCGTGGCGCGCCTGCTCCGGAATGCTGCCGGGCGATGA
- a CDS encoding DUF1330 domain-containing protein, with protein sequence MAKAYWVATYRAVSNPNALAAYAKLSAPAITAAGGRILARGMPAHTYEAGLMQRTVVIEFDSVAQAMAAHDSPAYQEALAALAGGAERDIRIVEAV encoded by the coding sequence ATGGCCAAGGCCTACTGGGTCGCGACCTATCGCGCCGTCAGCAACCCCAACGCGCTCGCCGCCTACGCCAAGCTGAGCGCACCGGCGATCACCGCCGCCGGCGGGCGAATCCTCGCCCGCGGGATGCCGGCGCATACCTACGAGGCCGGGCTCATGCAGCGCACGGTGGTGATCGAGTTCGACAGCGTCGCGCAGGCGATGGCGGCGCATGACAGCCCGGCCTACCAGGAGGCCCTCGCCGCCCTCGCGGGCGGGGCCGAGCGCGATATCCGCATCGTCGAGGCGGTGTGA
- a CDS encoding ABC transporter ATP-binding protein, translated as MTAPLLSIRDLTVDFTTDSGSFRAVDGLSLDVPAGRTVALVGESGSGKSVTAQAILQILPKVARISGGHIRFADPSGPAGGVDIAALKADSSRMQALRGGRIAMIFQEPMTSLSPLHTVGDQVTEALRLHADVSADQAKARAIEVFERVGFPDPKRALVTYPFELSGGLRQRAMIAMALITRPALLIADEPTTALDVTTQAQILELMRDLQAETGMAMLLITHDLGVVANMADDVVVMYRGRVMEAGARDEIFRRPGHPYLKALMRAVPRFHMAPGERLTPIREVKSAVLARKAGEPHRPDPAGPLLAIEGVRKSFTLRSGWFKGKTRTINAVNGVSLQLHPGRTLGLVGESGCGKTTLSKVVMRALRPDSGTVTFDDGSGRGPRDVFALKDRELKDFRRAVQFVFQDPFSSLNPRMTVYELLTEPLRIHGVGSSDERYERAKELLDMVGLDQSSLRRYPHAFSGGQRQRLGIARALALKPRVLLCDEPVSALDVSVQAQVLNLLKDLQASLGVSYLFVSHNLAVVDYIADTIAVMCRGYIVEEAPKAALFKNPAHPYTRALLAAVPEPDLDHPLDLKLLMSDRFSDPASWPEPYRLTGGAAGTMTEIEPGHFVRVAGPVLRQAA; from the coding sequence ATGACGGCACCGCTCCTGTCGATCCGCGACCTCACGGTCGATTTCACCACCGATTCCGGCTCGTTCCGGGCGGTCGACGGCCTGTCCCTCGACGTGCCGGCCGGCCGCACCGTGGCGCTCGTCGGTGAATCGGGCTCGGGCAAGTCGGTCACCGCGCAGGCGATCCTGCAGATCCTGCCCAAGGTCGCCCGGATCAGCGGCGGCCATATCCGCTTCGCCGATCCCTCCGGCCCCGCCGGCGGCGTCGACATCGCGGCCCTCAAGGCCGATTCCTCCCGCATGCAGGCGCTGCGCGGCGGGCGGATCGCGATGATCTTCCAGGAACCGATGACCTCGCTGTCGCCGCTCCACACCGTCGGCGATCAGGTCACCGAGGCGTTGCGGCTGCACGCCGACGTCTCGGCCGATCAGGCCAAGGCCCGGGCGATCGAGGTGTTCGAGCGGGTCGGCTTCCCGGACCCGAAGCGGGCGCTCGTCACCTACCCGTTCGAACTGTCGGGGGGCCTACGCCAGCGCGCGATGATCGCGATGGCGCTGATCACTCGGCCCGCCCTCCTCATCGCCGACGAGCCGACCACGGCGCTCGACGTCACCACCCAGGCCCAGATCCTGGAGCTGATGCGCGACCTCCAGGCCGAGACCGGCATGGCGATGCTGCTCATCACCCACGATCTCGGCGTCGTCGCCAACATGGCCGACGACGTGGTGGTGATGTATCGCGGCCGGGTGATGGAGGCGGGCGCGCGGGACGAGATTTTTCGCCGCCCCGGCCACCCCTACCTCAAGGCCCTGATGCGGGCGGTGCCGCGCTTCCACATGGCGCCCGGCGAGCGCCTGACGCCGATCCGCGAGGTGAAGAGCGCCGTGCTCGCCCGCAAGGCCGGCGAGCCGCACCGCCCCGATCCGGCCGGGCCGCTGCTCGCCATCGAGGGGGTGCGCAAGTCCTTCACCCTGCGCTCGGGCTGGTTCAAGGGGAAGACCCGCACCATCAACGCCGTCAACGGCGTGTCGCTTCAGCTGCATCCGGGCCGGACGCTGGGCCTCGTCGGCGAATCGGGCTGCGGCAAAACCACCCTGTCGAAGGTGGTGATGCGGGCCCTGCGCCCCGATTCCGGCACCGTCACCTTCGACGACGGCTCCGGCCGCGGCCCCCGCGACGTCTTCGCCCTCAAGGACCGGGAGCTGAAGGACTTCCGCCGGGCGGTGCAGTTCGTGTTCCAGGACCCGTTCTCGTCGCTCAACCCGCGGATGACGGTCTACGAGCTCCTGACCGAGCCCCTGCGCATCCACGGCGTCGGGTCGTCGGACGAGCGCTACGAGCGGGCGAAGGAGCTGCTCGACATGGTCGGGCTCGACCAGTCGTCCCTGCGCCGCTACCCGCACGCCTTCTCGGGCGGCCAGCGCCAGCGCCTCGGCATCGCCCGGGCGCTCGCCCTGAAGCCGCGGGTGCTGCTCTGCGACGAGCCGGTCTCGGCCCTTGACGTCTCGGTCCAGGCCCAGGTGCTCAATCTCCTCAAGGACCTCCAGGCGAGCCTCGGCGTCTCCTACCTGTTCGTGTCCCACAACCTCGCGGTGGTCGACTACATCGCCGACACGATCGCGGTGATGTGCCGGGGGTACATCGTCGAGGAGGCGCCGAAGGCCGCCCTGTTCAAGAACCCGGCCCACCCCTACACGAGGGCGCTGCTCGCCGCGGTCCCCGAGCCCGACCTCGACCATCCCCTCGACCTCAAGCTCCTGATGAGCGACCGCTTCTCCGACCCGGCGAGCTGGCCCGAACCCTATCGCCTCACCGGCGGCGCGGCCGGCACCATGACCGAGATCGAACCCGGGCATTTCGTCCGGGTCGCCGGGCCGGTGCTCCGGCAAGCCGCCTGA
- a CDS encoding ring-opening amidohydrolase, whose translation MTESPMPECLVFRVPTRHPADVSGLDALIESGAVSAGEIVAVFGKTEGNGCVNDFTRPLAVMALEAALGARLGVSPAAIGARVALVMSGGTEGGLSPHFLVLARREGPAGTGRALSVGTAFTEDFLPEEIGRMAQVRATAAAVRRAMAAAGLDAVEDVHFVQVKCPLLTSARIQEAAARGETVATHDTYASMGLSRGASALGIGLALGEIPDAALDDAVIGTRTDLYSGRASASAGIELMRNEVIVLGNAPGWSGPLRIAHRVMRDGIDLPAIQGALADLGFPAAGQLAPEAAARVVALLAKAEPSGDGLIRGQRHIMNDDSDINATRHARALVGGVAAAAIGRTDLFVSGGAEHQGPDGGGPVAVIGRVEA comes from the coding sequence ATGACGGAGTCCCCGATGCCCGAATGCCTCGTCTTCCGCGTGCCGACCCGGCACCCCGCCGACGTCTCGGGCCTCGACGCCCTGATCGAATCCGGCGCGGTCTCCGCCGGCGAGATCGTGGCGGTGTTCGGCAAGACCGAGGGCAACGGCTGCGTCAACGACTTCACCCGGCCGCTCGCCGTGATGGCCCTGGAGGCGGCGCTCGGCGCCCGACTCGGGGTTTCGCCCGCCGCGATCGGCGCCCGGGTCGCCCTGGTGATGTCGGGCGGCACCGAGGGCGGGCTCTCGCCCCACTTCCTCGTCCTCGCCCGGCGCGAGGGGCCGGCGGGGACGGGCCGGGCCCTCTCAGTTGGCACCGCCTTCACGGAGGATTTTCTCCCCGAGGAGATCGGCCGGATGGCGCAGGTGCGCGCCACCGCGGCGGCCGTGCGCCGCGCCATGGCGGCGGCGGGGCTCGACGCGGTCGAGGACGTGCATTTCGTGCAGGTGAAGTGCCCGCTCCTCACCAGCGCCCGCATCCAGGAGGCGGCCGCCCGGGGCGAAACCGTCGCAACCCACGACACCTACGCCTCGATGGGCCTCTCCCGCGGCGCCTCGGCGCTGGGGATCGGGCTGGCGCTCGGCGAGATTCCGGACGCGGCGCTCGACGATGCGGTGATCGGCACCCGCACCGACCTCTATTCCGGCCGCGCCAGCGCCTCGGCGGGGATCGAGCTGATGCGCAACGAGGTCATCGTGCTCGGCAACGCCCCGGGCTGGAGCGGTCCCCTGCGCATCGCCCACCGGGTGATGCGCGACGGCATCGACCTTCCGGCGATCCAGGGGGCGCTCGCCGATCTCGGCTTCCCCGCCGCCGGCCAGCTCGCGCCGGAGGCCGCCGCCCGCGTCGTCGCCCTGCTGGCGAAGGCCGAGCCCTCGGGCGACGGGCTGATCCGCGGGCAGCGCCACATCATGAACGACGACAGCGACATCAACGCCACCCGCCACGCTCGCGCCCTGGTCGGCGGCGTCGCCGCGGCGGCGATCGGCCGGACGGACCTGTTCGTGTCGGGCGGGGCGGAGCACCAGGGGCCGGACGGGGGCGGGCCGGTGGCGGTGATCGGGCGGGTGGAGGCGTAG
- a CDS encoding ABC transporter substrate-binding protein encodes MTASTSPETASPLPPRSAGHPPPQRGEVWRRVALLSVLFPLLASPAFSAETSDRLPKQPLVVDLAAQGRQTGKPGGDIVTLVSKARDIRYISTYAYTRLVGYDEKLALQPDILEKFENDGDKVYTFTLREGHRWSDGQPFTAEDIRYWWEDVALNKELSPSGPPEFMMVDGQPPRFELIDPLHVRFTWDKPNPRFLPELASPRDPFIYRPAHYLKKFHAKYASKAEIEPLVKQAKVKGWAALHNRLDAMFEQTNPDLPTLQPWRVTNTAPAARFVFVRNPYYHRVDTNGQQLPYIDKVNMDVAAGGLLAAKANAGEADLLFRGLNMEDIPILREGERAKGYRTHLWPTARGSELALYPNLTVTDPVWRQLNRDLRYRRALSLAIDRRTLNNALLFGLGTEGNDTVVEKSPLYKPEYRTLNAGYDPGEASRLLDEVGLTQRNGAGIRLLPDGRELEIVVETDGESSMLTDGLTLISEFWREVGVKLFVKPQDRTVLRNRAYSGAAVMVAAQGLDLAMPTAEMSPDELAPVHQDTYAWPKWGQYVETRGKEGEACDIPEAKVLIDLNARWMATADNAEQATIWAEMLKNRAENQWVIGTVSGALQPVVAKTRLLNVPDKQTYSWKPTALIGVYRMDQFYWGPNPKEASR; translated from the coding sequence ATGACGGCCTCGACCTCTCCGGAAACGGCGTCCCCTCTCCCGCCCCGCTCCGCGGGGCACCCTCCCCCGCAGAGGGGGGAGGTTTGGCGGCGCGTCGCACTTCTGTCCGTCCTGTTCCCGCTCCTTGCCTCCCCCGCCTTCTCCGCGGAAACCTCCGACCGCCTCCCCAAGCAACCCCTCGTCGTCGACCTCGCCGCGCAAGGCCGCCAGACCGGCAAGCCCGGCGGCGACATCGTCACCCTGGTCTCGAAGGCCCGGGACATCCGCTACATCTCGACCTACGCCTACACCCGCCTCGTCGGCTACGACGAGAAGCTGGCGCTGCAGCCCGACATCCTGGAAAAGTTCGAGAACGACGGCGACAAGGTCTACACCTTCACCCTGCGCGAGGGCCATCGCTGGTCCGACGGCCAGCCCTTCACCGCGGAGGACATCCGCTACTGGTGGGAGGACGTCGCCCTCAACAAGGAGCTGAGCCCCTCCGGCCCGCCGGAATTCATGATGGTCGACGGGCAGCCGCCGCGTTTCGAGCTGATCGACCCGCTCCACGTCCGCTTCACCTGGGACAAGCCGAATCCGCGCTTCCTGCCGGAGCTGGCCTCGCCGCGCGATCCCTTCATCTACCGGCCGGCGCATTACCTGAAGAAATTCCACGCCAAGTACGCGTCGAAGGCCGAGATCGAGCCGCTGGTGAAGCAGGCCAAGGTCAAGGGCTGGGCGGCGCTCCACAACCGGCTCGACGCGATGTTCGAGCAGACCAACCCCGACCTGCCGACCCTCCAGCCCTGGCGCGTCACCAACACCGCGCCGGCGGCCCGCTTCGTCTTCGTGCGCAACCCCTATTACCACCGGGTCGACACCAACGGACAGCAACTGCCCTACATCGACAAGGTCAACATGGATGTGGCGGCCGGCGGGCTCCTCGCCGCCAAGGCCAATGCCGGCGAGGCCGACCTGCTGTTTCGCGGCCTCAACATGGAGGACATCCCGATCCTGCGCGAGGGCGAGCGCGCCAAGGGCTACCGCACCCATCTCTGGCCCACCGCCCGCGGCTCGGAACTGGCGCTCTACCCGAACCTGACCGTCACCGACCCGGTCTGGCGCCAGCTCAACCGCGACCTGCGCTACCGCCGCGCGCTCTCGCTCGCCATCGACCGGCGCACCCTCAACAACGCGCTGCTGTTCGGCCTCGGCACCGAGGGCAACGACACGGTCGTCGAGAAGAGCCCGCTCTACAAGCCCGAATACCGCACCCTCAACGCCGGCTACGACCCCGGGGAAGCCTCCCGCCTCCTCGACGAGGTCGGGCTGACCCAGCGCAACGGCGCCGGCATCCGCCTCCTGCCGGACGGGCGCGAACTGGAGATCGTGGTCGAGACCGACGGCGAGAGCAGCATGCTCACCGACGGGCTGACGCTGATCTCCGAATTCTGGCGCGAGGTCGGCGTCAAGCTGTTCGTCAAGCCGCAGGACCGCACGGTCCTGCGCAACCGCGCCTATTCGGGCGCCGCCGTGATGGTGGCGGCGCAAGGGCTCGACCTCGCGATGCCGACCGCCGAGATGTCGCCCGACGAGCTCGCGCCGGTCCACCAGGACACCTATGCCTGGCCGAAATGGGGTCAGTACGTCGAGACGCGGGGCAAGGAGGGCGAGGCCTGCGACATCCCCGAGGCGAAGGTCCTGATCGACCTCAACGCCCGCTGGATGGCGACCGCCGACAATGCCGAGCAGGCGACGATCTGGGCCGAGATGCTGAAGAACCGGGCCGAGAACCAGTGGGTGATCGGCACCGTCTCGGGGGCGCTGCAGCCGGTGGTCGCCAAGACCCGGCTCCTCAACGTGCCGGACAAGCAGACCTATAGCTGGAAGCCGACGGCCCTGATCGGGGTCTACCGGATGGACCAGTTCTACTGGGGCCCGAACCCGAAGGAGGCGTCGCGGTGA
- a CDS encoding glycosyltransferase family 4 protein: MSRVAFYAPLKAPGHPVPSGERTMARLLLRALAVAGFAPEVASCLRTRDPDGSRHPGLRAASLAEAERLITAYRADPPALWFTYHVYYKAPDWIGPVVSRALGIPYVVAEGSRAPRRASGPHALGHAGAEVALDAADLILVMNRRDRPALEAARPGAQVLADLPPFLDPAEWPLSTGARGLSGHDPRRDWRGIPSPVWERGGGDRRSREGGALPSKARTVVLATERSVPLAAPSPPSRDLRSPLPLSHTGEGIPRLSSIRADHRIATPPRPLRLLTVAMMREGDKLASYRLLAEALGQIGDYAWSLDVAGDGPAAAEVSALLAPFGDRVRRHGAVDATGLSALYGAADLLVWPAVNEAYGMALLEAQAHGCPVVAGGYGGVADVVQDGVTGRVTPPGDPAALAAAIRDLAAAPGRLAAMRTAALAFARAERSLDGAASRLRAALAPLLGERA, translated from the coding sequence ATGAGCCGGGTCGCCTTCTACGCGCCCCTCAAGGCCCCCGGCCACCCGGTCCCGTCCGGCGAGCGCACGATGGCGCGGCTGCTGCTGCGGGCGCTGGCCGTCGCCGGGTTCGCCCCGGAGGTCGCCAGTTGCTTGCGCACCCGCGATCCCGACGGGTCGCGGCATCCGGGCTTGCGCGCCGCGTCGCTGGCGGAGGCCGAGCGCCTGATTACGGCGTACCGAGCCGATCCGCCGGCCCTGTGGTTCACCTACCACGTCTACTACAAGGCGCCGGACTGGATCGGCCCGGTCGTGTCGCGGGCCCTCGGAATCCCGTACGTGGTGGCGGAGGGCTCGCGGGCGCCCCGGCGCGCGTCCGGCCCGCACGCCCTCGGCCATGCCGGGGCCGAGGTTGCCCTCGACGCGGCGGACCTGATCCTCGTCATGAACCGTCGCGACCGGCCGGCTTTGGAGGCGGCGCGGCCGGGGGCCCAAGTGCTCGCCGACCTGCCGCCGTTCCTCGATCCGGCGGAGTGGCCGCTGTCTACCGGGGCTCGGGGTCTGTCTGGACACGACCCGAGGCGAGATTGGCGCGGGATCCCCTCTCCCGTGTGGGAGAGGGGTGGGGGCGATCGGAGATCGCGCGAGGGTGGCGCGCTTCCGAGTAAGGCTCGAACTGTCGTGCTGGCAACGGAACGTTCGGTGCCACTTGCGGCACCGTCTCCACCCTCGCGCGATCTTCGATCGCCCCTACCCCTCTCCCACACGGGAGAGGGGATCCCGCGGCTCTCGAGTATCCGGGCAGACCATCGCATCGCGACGCCGCCCCGCCCTCTGCGCCTCCTCACTGTCGCGATGATGCGGGAAGGCGACAAGCTCGCCTCCTACCGCCTGCTGGCCGAGGCCCTGGGCCAGATCGGCGACTATGCCTGGAGCCTCGACGTCGCCGGGGACGGCCCGGCCGCGGCCGAGGTGTCGGCCCTGCTCGCGCCCTTCGGCGACCGGGTGCGCCGCCACGGCGCCGTCGACGCCACCGGCCTCTCGGCCCTCTACGGCGCCGCCGACCTCCTGGTCTGGCCGGCCGTCAACGAGGCCTACGGCATGGCGCTGCTGGAAGCGCAGGCCCATGGCTGCCCGGTGGTGGCCGGCGGCTACGGCGGCGTGGCGGACGTGGTCCAGGACGGCGTGACCGGCCGGGTGACGCCGCCGGGCGACCCTGCTGCGCTCGCCGCCGCGATCCGCGACCTCGCCGCGGCACCGGGCCGCCTCGCGGCGATGCGGACGGCCGCGCTGGCCTTCGCCCGCGCGGAGCGGAGCCTCGACGGGGCGGCGTCCCGCCTGCGCGCGGCGCTCGCCCCGCTCCTGGGGGAGCGCGCATGA
- a CDS encoding cytochrome c, whose protein sequence is MTRALALLLLLAATAPAAAGDAKAGRAKAVGCQACHGLDGLSKLPDAPNLAGQVEPYLVKALTEFRNGTRKNEVMSVAAQDLSDADIANLAAYYSGIQIDVIPPG, encoded by the coding sequence ATGACCCGTGCCCTCGCCCTCCTGCTCCTTCTCGCCGCGACCGCGCCTGCTGCGGCCGGCGACGCCAAGGCCGGCCGGGCCAAGGCGGTGGGCTGCCAGGCCTGCCACGGCCTCGACGGCCTCTCGAAGCTGCCCGACGCCCCCAACCTCGCCGGCCAGGTCGAGCCCTACCTCGTCAAGGCGCTGACCGAGTTCCGCAACGGGACGCGGAAGAACGAGGTGATGTCGGTGGCGGCGCAGGATCTGTCGGATGCCGATATCGCGAACCTGGCGGCGTATTACAGTGGGATTCAGATCGATGTCATTCCGCCGGGGTGA